From the genome of Oxyura jamaicensis isolate SHBP4307 breed ruddy duck chromosome 2, BPBGC_Ojam_1.0, whole genome shotgun sequence:
TTTCCTGTGAAACACTGCAAGAATGAGGCACAACCCAAACAAATATGTGTGTTCCTCCTATGATGAAACCTAACTATGATTTTAGGGTTGGATAGCCATAGAGAATTATCTGCACAGGAAGGGATGGCCTTGTTAAATCTTCATTTCTACAAAGCTGTCCTAACAGGCCTTGCAAATCTCAAGCATACCCATATGAAAATGTCACATCCAGGAATATAACACATTTCCTCAGGACCAGACCTACCAAATTGTCTTCCAGTAAACAGCAACATATCTCTCATTAGTATCCCCTGTCCACAGTCTCTCAAAGGTCCAGACAGATCCAGACCATATGCATGCTAGAGTACCACCGATATATAAAACACGTTAAAAGGTTTGGCATTACCATCTTTCTAAGGCCTCCCTTTTACATGGTGGAAAACATTTCATGTACACATTCATTTTGAGGGTGAGATTTCATGCCTCTACAGGAGAAAAGAGTGACattgggtttgttttggttttccccATAATGACCACAGCAAGTATGTCTTCTGGCAGTTATCTGCATTCTTGAAGCTTCCCAGAACATTGACCTACCCTGTTCCTCTTCAGCCTTCTTCAGAGGGCAAGAGGGACTTCCCTGAATAAATGAATCACAGGACAACTGGGATCTTTCAGCTCCCTGTTGCAAAAGACTTGTTTCACTTTGGTCTCCTTTTCCTCCAAACATGCCCTCGTGATGATAATAAGGACATGAACTACTTTGAACTCCACAGTGCTTATATTCAAGGAATACAGTAGTTCCTTGTGCTGTTACAAACAGCCTAgattttctgtgaatatttatgCTATATTTCCTTCTTAACTTTACCCCAAGAATGAAAGGTACATTCTAGTAAATCCTGAATTTTGCCTTTCACTGACTGGGATTTACAATGTTAATGCTGTTGCTTCTTCCATAACAACAAAttggaattaaaattaaaagtaacacatttgttttcaggatTTCTGTCCATTTATCTTATTCCTGTAAGCTAAAGCCATTGTCCATCCCCTGTGTACTCGCAGTCTGTGTTCACTACACTGGCCTTTGTAAAATCCTACAAAGTGATGCAATCCTTTGCTGTTCTTGCAACTTTTTGTTCCAGATGCTGAGCAATCTGTTTGCTTGGGTTGGGTTTGTGTCTGTTTATATCTTCAAACTTGCAGCTCCGCCTGTTGCCTGGAGCACTTTTCTTGTAACATTCTGAATTCTTTTTAACATTGGAAATTTGAATTCCTTTTAACATTTCCACCAGTGTAAGTAGATCAGGTGATTTGCCTTGCTTGCTAAATTCCAATCACATCATCAATGTTAATTATAGTTCTAATACTGTCACGACATGTTTCTTTTCCCAGACCCTATCAGGCTGCCAGCATCCCAGCTTTATAGGAGTGATTCCTCAGCCACAAGgttttctcagttttgcttGTCTTGTTGAATAGATCCTATAAGAATCTTTTTAGCTGTCTTAACTTTTCTGGGAATTATAACTCTAGAGGGATTCTTACATACTGCATTCCAaataaagtactttaaaaattattattatttttactaatttAGGAGTTGTTCAGAAAGAATGAAGTGATGGAGACCTATTTCTTCTCAGTATCTGAATCCTAACCAGCCTGCACTGTGGAAACACAAGACTCTGCATAATGCAGCAACTGATCCCAATGAACAATTGtcagaatatattaaaaatatcaatttaCATAATGAGAACATGATTAAATTGATATATTTctcaaaaacacacaaataatttATGACCGTACACTCATTTTCAAATTCTTGGTATGAAAGCATTTAAGCTCAGTTGCTTAAATATCTGCTtaaattttggaaagaaaatctttatgGGAGTTGGATTTaccttctgaaatatttcagacacTTGAAAATGGGGTGAAGATTCCTAAATAACAGTACTTATGAAATTGTTAGAAATTGTTAGCTTCGGTTGTCAAAAAGGCCATTTCCCAAGGATTCAAATTCCCCAGAGCTTGCATTGAGTGccacatgttttttttttgtttgtttgtttgttttttcccttgaatGGGCAAAGACCAAAGCAATTGCACAGGAATTGGaaggcagctcagcagccaTCCTCTCCGCACAGAAGGGTACAAATCTCTCAGCTGGAGTGGAGTGTGGTAAACACTGCCCAGTGATGGAACGTAATTCTTAGACATAATTGCCATTAATTGTTGAGAATCTATGCCGCCACACCAGACCCAAATGTGTTATTATGTAGAATTATCCACTTGTGCAGGAATTGACTACTCTCCAGTAGAATGGATatctttctgttatttcattCAAATAAGTACTACTTGCTTATAATATAAGGTTACCATAAGTTTGTATTGGTGGATAGCTTCAAATCttaattcttccttctttttatctCGCTTGGCTCATAAGAAGTTCAGTCATTTAAACCAGGATTTATCCTACAGTGTTAGACTGTTAatggaaacattaaatatttggcCGAATCATCCAACTGGTCACTTTAGAGTAACTTTTTGGTAGTTAGTGAGATCCTAAAATGAATTTCTTCAACTCCCTCTTTCAACAGGGAGACCCCTGTGGCAGCCATTCTTCTAAAACGATCACCTTTTACTGAACtgagaaaattgaaattttattCCAAATCCATAACACATCTGAGAGTTTTTAAAATAGTGTGTGTATAAAGTTATTACATGGCAAAGGTATGGCTTAGGTATGTCTTAAATGCAAgctatgtttcttttttctcagatCAGAGTTGTTAACACTGGGAGATGTATTTTCCTTGTGTAAGCAAACATGTATTGGAAAGGAATAGTTTCATGTTAGAGACATGAGTTTTCTGGCTAAAGATCTGCTCTGTCAGAGTCACACATAACttagagacaaaacaaaattccacaCAATATTTATACAAGTTTAAAGTCATATAAGTACTTTTGGGAGACAAATGTTCCTCCACGTGTATGGACTGTCTGAGAGGAAAGTCAGTGTAGGTATTCTGCCTTTTACATTTCACATGAAGAAGGTCTCAGCTGAATATAGATTGCAGATGACTGGGCTTCtatgacttttattttcaaaacagctttaGCAAAATTTGTATACCTTTATGGAATCAAGACAGGCTCACCTTGTTCCTTGTACCAAGGAACAAAGATGTCATTAATGTAACAAAGCAATCATCAAATTCATACTTGCCACatgtcattaaaaatgtatgtatttcttACCTGCCTTGTTTGTGGACTGCAGAAATGGAAGgtggcttttcattttaaggCTCCCCTCCATCCAGCTATATAGCTCATAcccagtcaaaaaaaaaaaaaaaaaaaaaaagactttaaaaatgaaatgaatttacTCTATCAggttggcaaaaaaaaataatgtaataataataataaaaagtaaggGGCTAAACCATACTATCTTTCTATGGAATCAATTAGTGCTTAAAAGGTGTGCTTTAGAATGCTGTGGACACCTCATTTATATAAACCACCAATCCAAATTTCATCTCTTcatgagttaaaaaaaatgtgtgcacatatttttgtgtgtctttaTAGGTGAGTAGTGCCAGAACACATGGCCTGCCTGGCACTTCCCTGGGCAAGCCAGCAGCCTTCTTCTCAGGACAAATCTAGGAGTCTGTTCACTTTACTTTTTCCTAGTCATATAATGCCTCTCACAGAGAGACaagaagaaagattattttactttttttacaAAGAGTACTTATTAACCCAaggattaaaattaataatttgaaATACCAGAATCAGTCCTTGTTAGAGAAATCCAAACATGTCTAATTGCCatattaagataaataaatatacgTTAATACATGTATCTCTATAAAAGAATTCAAGGTTATTTATATGATATTCGCCATCTAAAAGCTGATTTTGACCCGAGATCTCAACTGTGACCATTTTGTTCTTCTATTCTAAAATTAGAAATTAGTGATAGTCCAGAGGGGCACTGCCATCACCTGAATGCTACTTGCTTACTTGCAACAAACACAGCAAGTACATTCATTGTTTTATGaggaaactatttttatatactatatagctggaaaaaaaataacaaaaaatatttgagagcaTGTAGTATGATGCATGGATGGAAGTAATAATATGTTTTCCTTAGTGTCACACTCCTCACCCCTGATCTTGACCTACTGTTTTTACTTTATACAGCTACTTCATATTTGGGAATTTACCCTGAACGCTTTTTCCAACATTTCACATGGAGCTTTCTACACTGTTTAAAGTTCTCCatgctttccttgtttttccgATCTCCTGGAGTCATTAACCAATTACAGCTGGGATCAAGGCCAAAAACAGCTAAGTATCACGACTCAGATTATCTCAAGTGGCACCTTAGTTAAATTGCTGAATAATCTTTTCTCTAGggtaatattttcttatattgtTGAATGATTTGCttatattgttttctttatatatggCTTGCTAGACATGATTCCCCCTTCAGTTACATACCTACAAATTAGGAAGCCCCCTTCCTTCACAGCCTTTGTCTAGGTAAAACTGGAAGATAAATTAAATGATGGTCTCAGTACAGCTTGCCCTTAAATCACAGAACACAACAATTTCAGCAGATCCTGGATGAAGCCCTCATTTTGTTGTTCAGTGGTCGTGGACTATTTACacttcacagggaaaaaataaatacaataataataataacaataacaataataataatctgcaGTTCATCTACTTCAAAGATACTACCAAGACCCAGTCCTTGGCTTCTATGCAGTAtctgaaaatagaaaaccaCAATACAGGATGACCTGACAAGAAACCAGGTTAAACTAGTCCTTGTTAAGCAAAAGCCTACCCATCCTGGCTACTTATATTATGAAGAGGAGGCACGTTCTTCTCTAAAGCAGTTCACCTTTTTTCTGACTGTGAATTAACCCTTGAAAAAATACTtggagcaaaagaaaatcttgtaTCAGGAGATTTAATGTTAAAACAGGAATAGACTGCTTCTAACTAGGAAAACCCAGCTGATTATCCtgccccacaaaaaaaaaaaaaaaaaaaaaaaaaaaaaaaaaagcagaaaaggctaCAGATGAAAAGGTAAAATGAGAGATCAGCAAAAGGAGCTATTACACTACCTTTCATGGTGTGAAGCAGAACAAATTACTAAATCAATTTCTTaatctacatttatttattttcctgattcaaataaaagattatGACAATAAACTGCATAAATTgttaaaatctgattttcccTGCTGAATGACATAGTACTGTACCTTATGTGAATAGTTTGAGATGAAAATGTCCTTATCTGACTGTTGCTGGAGATGCATCTGCTCTCGAGAGATAAGGAAGAGAAGGGCATGTTTACCGAAGCAGGTTTTAAGAACCTGTGTTGCAAAGATGGTCCAACATTGATGCAGCCACACACTATCACAGTACCAGTAAGTCATTGTAACCAagcttttaatgtaatttataaaaaaataaagttatttacaTTTGCAACTCATTTGATGGCATCCCGGTTTTATTACAGCATTTGAATTAGTGAAGAAATGTCACTAGAACTCCTTTGAGGTTAAACTTTTCAAAGATAAGCATAAAAGtacaggaaaaatgtttaaaacattgCAAAGTCTTGTTCTTTTGCAGCATTCATACAAGATCATTCTTTACAACACATGCACGCTAGCCTTACAGTAAACAGAATTCCTCTTCGAGATTAAGGCACAGAAACTGCCACATTTTGGGGACAGCCCCACATTCTTACATGTGACACCTCAAGACATAACCATAGAAATCAGTTTAATTCCAATGGATGGTAGTCTAAATGCAGAATTTAGCTATTTTCAAGTCTTTAATAAGACTctggttaaaaggaaaaaaaaaaaaaaaaagtataactaTACTTATTGCATAGTTGCAGTAAACCAGATCTGTGAATACAAAAGCCATCAGAATATATTATAAATCTGAGTTTCAAAGCTATTCTAAAATATTGCTTTGCTTTAGAATACAAGTAACACTGTTTGGGGTTAGTTTGTAGAGTTGTATTTTGGTCCAAGCTGTTAATTCTATATCATTATATTCCTCTTGCATTAGTATAACAGCCTCAGAACAACAGGTCCTCAGGCAGTGGTAAGAATGGTGAAGCCAAAGAAGGGCTTTTCCAAATCTCagacttcagctgctgcagccagttCATGAAAACTAATTTCCAACGTCTCCCTTCTTTACAGCTTTATATACACTTCCCTCAGAGCTCTAAGGGAAAGGAATGATGGGAGACATGGATTTAACACTGTTAGAGGTGGGTTTTGGTCACCATCTTCTAGTCTTGAGCCAATAAATCATAGCTCTTAAAAACATCCAGcccgtaaaaaaaaaaaatataaaaaaaaaattactttgactAAGCGGTAGTTCCACATAATCTGCTGGCAGTAGAAACTTCTTTGGTGTCAACGTCGGGTCTTCCTGAAACCACAAATGGCCAagtctgtaaggaaaaaaaaagaaaacaaacaaacaaaaaagtattttgtattaGAAAGTTTATCCCAGTATGAAACTGGAGCTTTATTAGTGATAGATGTCAGCGTGGTTCAGTCGCAACCACGTCATCATGTTTTTGTCCCTGTGGGAAGCGTGGAGAGTGCCACGTTCCcctaacaaatattttaatgaagttctTCATTGAAATTGAATGCTCCACATCAGCGTTGCTATGGTCAGCAACAAATTGTTCCCATCAAATGTGCAACATTTACAACTGCTTGCatggttttataaataaaaggcCTAGGAACTCTTCAAACCCAACCAGTTGAGCAACCCTTCGGCAAGCAATGGGCATTTCGCTTTGTACCGAGGACCTAAGGACGCCAGTCAGCTCGGAGCGAGTTGCTCCTTTTCGGGACGCTAAACTTGCCTAATAACCGAGGAATTTGTTTCGTTAGGGTTCCCTGCCCCGACAGCCCGGAGCACACAAgcccgccgccccccagccccaaaccgGCCCCGGCTCGCCCCTGGGAGAGGGTCGCCGGCGGTCTGCGCGTTTTCCTCCAAGGCTGGCACCGCCTTGGGGCTACTGGATgtgcccccccgcccccgtcCGAGGCCGTACCAGGTTGACAGGGTGGACGTAGCCGTTCTCGTAGCGATCCTCCTGGAGGAGCTGCCGGAGGTGGGCGATGTAGCTGGACGCCAGGCGCAGCGTGTCCAGCTTGGAGAGCTTGGTGTCGGGCGGCACCCAGGGCAGGCTGGTCTTGAGCCTGGAAAACGCTTTGCTCAGCACCCGCATCCTCGCCCGCTCCCTCGCGTTGGCCGCGTTGCGCTGCGACTGCTTCCCCTCGGCCGGCGGCCCCCGCGGCCCCGACGGCGCCTTCTtgcccccggggccgccgccccTCGCCCGCTTCCTCTTGCAGCCGCTGCCCGCCGCGCAGCTGCCCTcgccgtcctcctcctcctcctcttcctcctcttcctcctcctcctcctcagccgCCGACGAGTTGTCCCCCGAGGGGTACAGCTCGCCGCGGGACTGTCGCTTGCCGGGAGGCTGCGGgtagcccagctgcagcccccgcaGCTCCATCCCGGGCAGCTCCTCCGCCTCGCTCCCGGAGCCCGCGGACATCGGCCCGGGAGGGCGGCGGGAGGCGCTCAGCGAGCCGAGAGGGAGACagggggcggccccgccgcggacacgggctgctggggggcggggggggggggggggggggggcggggggggggggaggggcccccggcggcggggggTAGGAGCCGGCCGGGGGCGGTGCCTTCTCCGCGCTGCCCCGCGCAGAGCTGCGCGCTGCCCCGAGGGGGGGCCGGCCCCGCAggccggggggaggcggggggcactggggggttGCGGGGGAGAGGCACGGTGAGGAAAGGCTCGGTCCCCGGGGTGGAGCCTGCTCCTCGCCCTGAGGAACGGCAGATTGCCCCCccgcggggggcggggggggggggggtNNNNNNNNNNNNNNNNNNNNNNNNNNNNNNNNNNNNNNNNNNNNNNNNNNNNNNNNNNNNNNNNNNNNNNNNNNNNNNNNNNNNNNNNNNNNNNNNNNNNccccccccccccccccccccccccccccccccccccccccccccgggatgTACAATGGTGGGAACGTGCGCACCACTCTTTGATAGTGTCGGGAACCTTGAGGGAAGCTGCAGGGAATTCCCTTGCGGATATAACGCGTCTGAGAGCTCCGCCTGGCTGGCTGGTTGGGGGCAATTAACCAAAACCCACGGGGCTGTGTGCGGCGCTGCGGCCCGGAGCGAACGAGGCAGCTTTCCGAGCCGTTCGCCGTTTGCTTTAAACGAATCCCGCGTACAGCTCTTAGAGAGTCGGCTGCGGAGAGGGAGACCCAGCGCCCGCTGGAAGTGCCGATAGGCAAATCCAACAGAGGCGTGCATTAGGAACCCCCAGCGTGCATCCCTcccacacaccaaaaaaaaaacacaaccttcTTCCCCGCGTGAATAAGGGGCATTTGCTTCCTCTCCGCcctttcctgccctgcctgcataCAGTTAAGCAAAATACCAGTTCCAGCTCGCGGGATAAAAAAGAATCTAATGACTACAACAGGTGGAAAGATCTGCTCCCGAAATTTtgctccctttttttcccttacatttCCCTCCCCAGCAAGTGGAACCTTCCCCGCTGCTACCGCCCAACTTTCCTGGCAGCGCCGGCAGAGTTTTCGCCCAGCGCCGGGCAGCAGCTCCTAGCCCGCCCCGGGCTCTTCCCGGGCCGCTTAAATCTGTGTAAATCTCGGCTTCGCCCTCTGGGGCCGGATCCACGCCGGGGATGGGGTTAAGAGCAACCTCTGCAGGAGAAACTTGACTTTGCCTGAACCCCCGGAACACGCGGCTGGACTTGCAACTGGAGCTCTTGAACTCCGGCTGACACTGAGATGCTCTCCGGGTCTCACAGGCTGTACAGTGGAAGGGGAGCACgccggattttttttttatttttattttttctgcctccCCAGTTAGCCTATATTATccgtataaatatatatatatatataaagatacaGGGGAAGAGATATAGGTTTACTTCCCAACCCCCCCATCTGGGTTGTTTATACAGGTGCGGGCTGAACGCTTTCCCTGCTAAAGATTAATGGGAGAAAGTGCtgaatttctttaaacaaaggagaaaatggtACCCAGCCTTAAAAGCCACAATGGCAAACCTCACCTTGCGCGTTTACCTCTTCCTCGGCGGATTAAAGGTGACGCGTAATGGATACTTCGTCTCGCTTAATGTCGGgattggggctggggggggtggggggagggtgAATAGCCCCATACTCAGATCGTCTTTGCCTTCTTCCTGGTTTCTGGGAATTAGAATTAGAAGGGAATTAGAATGGGAACTAGAAGGGAGTAAATCTGGAGTGAGACCCGTATTCAAGAAGGGAATAAATCTGGAGTGAAACCCGCGTTCGGATTTACACCCAATGAAACTGAGCGGAGCTGACTCAGATCCATCAAATTCCTTTAATTTCTGCCACCCTGATCAAGGTATCGCTTTCAGGATTCAGGATCATTTTCAAGTCTTTGATGGGACTGGGGCATTACCTCATGCTCCCATTTGTCTGCTTTATACGCTCCGTGTGCCTAGGAGGGAGAACATCCCTGCATATCGGGGCAGTTTTACGCCCGTTATCAGGTGCAGCCCCTCGTCTCCTTTACAAGGTAAACCGAGGTCCGACCCGAGGGCAGCATCGCAGGGTTTGCAGTGCCGGGGATGCAAAGCCCAGCCTGCGGGCGGAGTGCGAGgaacagcagccagagcagctcctgggtggtagaagcagcagaaagggcCTTCCTCGGGGAGCTCAGCCCCCGTTATTGGCCCTGCGGTCACCAAATTCATCTTCTCCCTGCTGTGGGGACACCCTCGATTTAGGGGGGATGCTGGAAGGGAGTGATTTTTTGCACGCTTTCCCAGAAGGGAAATAAACTTAAAGCAACACGCCCAAGCAAAGAGGAGTCCACGAAGCTGGGCTCCTCTCTGTCTGTTCAGCAGCTCAGGCTGTTTCGTGCTGCAGCCGAGGGCAGGCAAGGGGAGCATCCCCGGCCCGTAGCTGGGATGGGGCAGAAGAGGTAcagaccttttattttttattttttccctaaagtaAAATTAGAGCAAGactaaaaagagagagaaaaaaaaatgcagaggccAAGTCCTTAAAAGCCAGGTTATCTCtgaggatgggggggggggggaactgcTAAAAGCCCTGTGTCTTTTGTATTCGTTCTCTGGGGTGCTGGTAACGACAAAGCAGGATGGAGGAGGGAGATGTGTTATCGATAAAGTGCTTTAAATAAGGCTTTCCTTTGGCATTTGTCCTTTCATCGAACTC
Proteins encoded in this window:
- the MSC gene encoding musculin, with protein sequence MSAGSGSEAEELPGMELRGLQLGYPQPPGKRQSRGELYPSGDNSSAAEEEEEEEEEEEEEEDGEGSCAAGSGCKRKRARGGGPGGKKAPSGPRGPPAEGKQSQRNAANARERARMRVLSKAFSRLKTSLPWVPPDTKLSKLDTLRLASSYIAHLRQLLQEDRYENGYVHPVNLTWPFVVSGRPDVDTKEVSTASRLCGTTA